One bacterium DNA window includes the following coding sequences:
- a CDS encoding carboxymuconolactone decarboxylase family protein: protein MSQWTEAERIQEGARIRRQVLGPAYVDRGKTEAQADPFSQHFVDFTTEHCWGNVWVRPGLSLKTRSMLNLAMLSVMARWHELEVHVRGALNNGVTEEEIAEILLQAGVYAGVPIAAEGFRTAKRVIDEYRKEQKG, encoded by the coding sequence ATGAGCCAATGGACCGAAGCAGAGCGCATTCAGGAGGGGGCGCGCATCCGGCGCCAGGTGTTGGGCCCTGCCTATGTGGACCGGGGCAAGACGGAAGCTCAGGCCGATCCATTTTCCCAGCACTTCGTCGACTTCACCACGGAGCACTGCTGGGGCAATGTCTGGGTTCGTCCCGGCCTGAGCCTCAAGACGCGCAGCATGCTGAATCTCGCCATGTTGAGTGTCATGGCGCGTTGGCATGAGCTGGAGGTGCACGTGCGCGGCGCGCTCAACAACGGGGTGACGGAGGAGGAAATCGCCGAGATTCTCCTGCAGGCGGGCGTCTACGCTGGTGTCCCGATCGCCGCCGAGGGGTTCCGGACCGCCAAGCGCGTCATTGATGAGTATCGGAAAGAGCAGAAAGGCTAG
- a CDS encoding N-acyl homoserine lactonase family protein gives MTDAYTIYAVQYASRQARSNEVFYGDFHDSPLPMAYFVWVITNPSRTVVVDIGFTVESGRKRGRQMGRPIDQGLRLLGVDPTAVEHIILTHVHYDHVGNHALFPRATFWIQDEEMRVFTGRYVRFYPYNQLAEADDICALVRLNYDGRLRFVDGDKEVWPGISVHRVGGHAPGLQVVRVWTSRGYAVIASDAMHYYRNLEAHIPFYLTHHVGQAQDALDRVMELVDSPALVFPGHDPSVSDRFEHVQDGIVRLG, from the coding sequence GTGACTGATGCGTATACCATCTACGCCGTCCAGTACGCGTCGCGCCAGGCCAGGTCCAACGAAGTCTTCTATGGGGATTTTCACGATTCCCCGTTGCCGATGGCGTACTTCGTGTGGGTCATCACCAATCCAAGCCGGACGGTGGTGGTCGATATCGGATTCACAGTGGAGAGCGGCCGCAAGCGCGGCCGCCAGATGGGCCGGCCGATCGATCAGGGGTTGAGGCTCCTCGGCGTCGATCCGACAGCAGTCGAACACATCATCCTTACACACGTGCATTATGATCACGTCGGGAACCACGCCCTCTTTCCGCGCGCCACATTCTGGATCCAGGACGAGGAGATGCGGGTCTTCACGGGCCGGTACGTCCGCTTCTACCCGTATAACCAATTGGCGGAAGCCGACGATATCTGCGCATTGGTTCGGCTCAACTACGATGGACGGCTGCGCTTCGTCGACGGCGACAAGGAGGTCTGGCCGGGGATTAGCGTGCACAGGGTCGGCGGCCACGCCCCGGGACTCCAGGTCGTGCGAGTCTGGACCAGCCGTGGCTACGCTGTCATCGCCTCTGACGCCATGCATTACTATCGGAACTTGGAGGCGCACATCCCGTTCTATCTCACTCATCACGTCGGCCAGGCTCAGGATGCGCTCGACCGGGTGATGGAGTTGGTCGACTCACCCGCATTGGTGTTTCCTGGTCACGATCCGAGCGTTTCAGATCGCTTCGAGCATGTCCAGGACGGCATTGTGCGCCTGGGCTGA
- a CDS encoding tetratricopeptide repeat protein, producing the protein MNRIGFALKGGLLVASLAAAVAVSAVGTFAHDGMGGGTGGGGSTGGGSTGGGGGSTVSSLSDQINPQARTLFNQGVMYAKEKKWFLAIAAYKQAVRIEPKFAAAWNNLGHSCRKAQQYGMALDAYKQAISLAPDNPNPHEYMARTYLAMGNKDGAMREYEIVRRLDAKMAGELLKAIQANNPDLGDDE; encoded by the coding sequence ATGAACAGGATCGGGTTCGCGCTCAAGGGCGGTCTGCTTGTTGCGTCCCTCGCTGCAGCCGTCGCCGTGTCGGCCGTTGGGACCTTCGCCCACGACGGGATGGGCGGGGGAACCGGGGGCGGCGGATCCACCGGGGGTGGATCAACCGGCGGTGGCGGCGGGTCTACGGTCTCCTCGCTCTCCGATCAGATCAACCCGCAGGCGAGGACCCTCTTCAACCAAGGAGTGATGTACGCAAAGGAGAAGAAGTGGTTTCTCGCCATCGCGGCGTACAAGCAGGCCGTGCGCATCGAGCCGAAGTTTGCCGCAGCCTGGAACAACTTGGGACATAGCTGCCGGAAGGCGCAGCAGTACGGCATGGCCCTGGACGCCTACAAGCAGGCGATCAGCTTGGCACCAGACAATCCAAACCCCCACGAGTACATGGCGCGAACCTATCTGGCCATGGGGAACAAGGACGGGGCGATGCGCGAATACGAGATCGTGCGGCGCCTCGACGCGAAGATGGCCGGCGAACTGCTGAAGGCGATTCAGGCCAACAATCCTGATCTGGGAGACGACGAATAA
- a CDS encoding FAD-dependent oxidoreductase, producing MPSSIRYEKDLPVAATADVMVVGSGPAGLAAAIASARNGARTLLVERYGFLGGNLTAGLVGPCMTSYSLDGRTQLIKGIFEEIIHRMERIGGALHPSKIASGTAYCGFIVYGHDKVTPFNPEAVKMVAMEMCLEAGVELLLHTFVVDTTVQDGVVTGVVAANKSGLQALRASVTVDCSADADVAARAGVPFQIGRAGDGLTQPMTLFFRVANVDDERVEAYVRAHPDDHRPFASLVQQARDRGEFPIPRRGVGMYRTLDPGVWRINTTRIQRRYGTDARDLTQAEIEGRRQVRALMAFFRKWLPGFERVELLDTATQIGVRETRRIQGEYTLTLEDLAEGREFEDVIALAGYPVDIHSPTDDGGGATGEWKTANIYQIPYRSLVPLRIEQLLVAGRSLSATHEALAAVRVMPPAFAMGQAAGTAAALAAFHKIPPRVVPVPALQETLVRQGAYLGERVGQRLNVKASPLGTSP from the coding sequence ATGCCCTCATCGATCCGATACGAGAAGGACCTGCCCGTCGCGGCGACCGCGGACGTGATGGTGGTCGGGAGCGGGCCGGCGGGACTCGCCGCGGCGATCGCAAGCGCGCGCAATGGAGCGCGCACGCTCCTCGTCGAGCGGTACGGCTTTCTGGGAGGCAACCTCACGGCCGGCCTCGTCGGCCCCTGCATGACCTCATACAGCCTCGATGGACGGACGCAGCTCATCAAGGGGATCTTCGAAGAGATAATACATAGGATGGAGCGGATCGGGGGGGCGCTCCATCCTTCGAAGATCGCCTCGGGCACCGCGTACTGCGGCTTCATCGTATACGGACACGACAAGGTGACGCCGTTCAATCCCGAGGCGGTCAAGATGGTGGCGATGGAGATGTGTCTCGAGGCGGGCGTCGAGCTCTTGCTGCACACCTTCGTCGTGGACACGACGGTCCAGGACGGCGTCGTGACCGGCGTGGTCGCGGCCAACAAGTCGGGGCTCCAGGCGCTCCGCGCCTCGGTCACCGTCGACTGCTCGGCCGACGCGGATGTGGCGGCCCGGGCCGGCGTCCCGTTTCAGATCGGCCGGGCGGGCGACGGGCTCACACAGCCGATGACGCTCTTCTTCCGCGTCGCGAACGTGGACGACGAGCGGGTCGAGGCGTACGTGCGGGCGCACCCGGACGATCACCGTCCGTTCGCCTCGCTCGTGCAGCAGGCCCGCGATCGCGGAGAGTTCCCGATCCCCCGCCGCGGCGTCGGCATGTACCGGACCCTCGACCCCGGGGTGTGGCGGATCAACACGACCCGGATCCAGCGGCGCTACGGTACCGACGCGCGGGATCTGACCCAGGCGGAGATCGAGGGCCGGCGGCAGGTCCGGGCGCTGATGGCGTTCTTCCGCAAGTGGCTGCCGGGGTTCGAACGCGTCGAACTGCTCGACACGGCCACCCAGATCGGCGTGCGGGAGACCCGCCGGATCCAGGGAGAGTACACGCTCACGCTCGAGGACCTGGCGGAGGGGCGCGAGTTCGAGGACGTCATCGCGTTGGCCGGCTACCCGGTCGACATCCACAGCCCGACCGACGACGGCGGCGGGGCGACGGGCGAGTGGAAGACGGCCAACATCTATCAGATCCCGTACCGGTCGCTCGTCCCGCTCCGGATCGAACAGCTGCTCGTCGCCGGCCGGTCGCTCTCCGCCACGCACGAGGCGCTGGCCGCCGTCCGCGTGATGCCGCCAGCGTTTGCGATGGGGCAGGCGGCCGGGACCGCGGCGGCGCTCGCCGCATTTCACAAGATCCCGCCGCGCGTGGTGCCCGTGCCCGCCTTGCAGGAAACCCTCGTGCGCCAGGGGGCCTATCTCGGAGAGCGGGTGGGGCAGCGGCTCAACGTGAAAGCGTCGCCACTTGGTACATCGCCGTGA
- a CDS encoding aldo/keto reductase, protein MEHRAFGTTSLTISTIGLGTWPIGGARYGPSDDRAALDAIRAACDAGVTCFDTAPSYGNGHAEELLGRGLEGRRKDVAIVTKGGLVWDAKSVVTGRDSGRRNLEAQIDASLRRLGTDYVDLYLIHWPDPGTPMEETAGALEQFVRAGKACFVGVSNFHAAQLRACAAGLRGVPLAASQVSFSLFDERWARETFGVCRALGCGVMAYGPLAHGLLTGTLTRSNVFEPTDWRAAGTLFGQALLTPEHLGRNLDVVERLATIAQRRGVTLPQLALAWVLAHPVVTTALVGARTPREITEAAGASGVRLPDEVMQEIEFSMRDAAGLSTVLPT, encoded by the coding sequence ATGGAACATCGCGCGTTTGGCACCACATCGCTGACGATCTCCACGATCGGACTCGGGACGTGGCCGATCGGCGGCGCGCGGTACGGCCCGAGCGACGACCGCGCCGCGCTGGACGCCATCCGCGCGGCATGCGATGCCGGCGTCACCTGCTTCGATACGGCGCCGTCATACGGGAACGGGCACGCCGAGGAGCTGCTGGGACGCGGCCTCGAGGGCCGGAGAAAGGATGTCGCGATCGTCACCAAAGGCGGGCTGGTGTGGGATGCCAAGAGCGTCGTGACGGGCCGCGACAGCGGCCGGCGCAACCTGGAAGCGCAGATCGACGCAAGCCTCAGGCGGCTCGGCACCGACTACGTCGATCTGTACCTCATCCACTGGCCGGACCCGGGCACGCCGATGGAAGAGACCGCGGGCGCGCTCGAGCAGTTCGTCCGGGCCGGCAAGGCGTGCTTCGTCGGCGTCTCGAACTTCCACGCGGCCCAGCTCCGCGCATGCGCGGCCGGGCTCCGCGGCGTGCCCCTCGCAGCCAGCCAGGTCAGCTTCAGCCTGTTCGATGAACGCTGGGCGCGCGAGACTTTTGGGGTGTGCCGGGCGCTCGGGTGCGGGGTGATGGCGTACGGTCCCCTCGCCCACGGCCTGCTCACCGGGACCCTCACCCGGTCGAACGTGTTCGAGCCGACGGACTGGCGGGCCGCAGGCACGCTCTTCGGTCAGGCCTTGCTCACCCCCGAGCACCTGGGCCGGAACCTCGACGTCGTGGAGCGGCTCGCGACGATCGCGCAGCGACGCGGCGTCACGCTGCCGCAGCTCGCGCTGGCCTGGGTGCTCGCGCATCCCGTCGTCACGACAGCACTCGTCGGCGCCCGCACTCCCCGGGAGATCACGGAGGCGGCGGGAGCGTCGGGGGTACGCCTGCCGGATGAGGTGATGCAGGAGATCGAATTCAGCATGCGCGATGCCGCCGGATTGTCGACCGTGCTGCCGACCTAA